From Nonlabens sp. Ci31, the proteins below share one genomic window:
- a CDS encoding 3-deoxy-D-manno-octulosonic acid transferase — protein sequence MKTIYDIFSAFAKACLPLAGAFNKKLKLGAQGRERTWDILDRKVKLSLPKIWVHAASLGEFEQVVPVLERINRKNYQVILTFFSPSGYENKKDTHLADVVCYLPIDAVSNVNKFIATVEPSLAIMVKYEFWPNYLNALKETDCKTILISGVFRDKMSFNSWYGKWMTRSLESFDYFFLQNYSSLQNLEKLGFTNASVSGDTRFDRASQLIERDSSITELKSFIGGKKCLVIGSSWWEDIAIMKNWLNNNDQNKNYKIIIAPHEVAPTSINQLCDSLDYHPVKWSSLQGCVIHDIESASTLILDTIGLLTKAYSYADLAYVGGAMGTKGLHNILEAATYGVPVIIGKNYEKFPEAGKLEDLGGLFSVKNALEFEAMTNQLLEDDYLRDKTGMICGHWINSNTGATREIVNYLKNIDEKLILD from the coding sequence TTGAAGACGATTTATGATATTTTTTCCGCTTTCGCGAAAGCGTGCCTACCACTAGCTGGTGCTTTTAATAAAAAACTAAAGCTTGGTGCGCAAGGTCGGGAACGCACTTGGGACATTTTAGATAGAAAAGTGAAGTTGTCGCTACCCAAAATATGGGTTCATGCAGCAAGTTTAGGTGAGTTTGAACAAGTTGTACCTGTGCTGGAACGCATCAACCGGAAGAACTATCAAGTCATCCTCACTTTTTTCTCTCCTAGCGGCTACGAGAATAAAAAAGACACGCACCTTGCAGATGTGGTTTGTTATCTGCCCATCGACGCAGTAAGTAACGTAAATAAATTTATCGCAACCGTAGAACCATCGCTTGCCATTATGGTGAAGTATGAATTCTGGCCTAATTATTTAAACGCACTCAAAGAAACTGATTGTAAAACCATTCTTATAAGCGGGGTATTTAGAGATAAAATGTCTTTTAATAGTTGGTATGGAAAATGGATGACCCGCTCTTTAGAGAGTTTTGACTATTTCTTTTTACAAAATTACTCTTCTCTTCAAAATCTAGAAAAACTAGGCTTTACTAATGCGAGTGTAAGCGGTGATACTAGGTTTGATAGGGCAAGCCAATTGATAGAAAGAGATAGTTCAATAACTGAACTAAAAAGTTTTATAGGAGGTAAAAAGTGTCTCGTTATAGGAAGTTCTTGGTGGGAAGATATCGCGATCATGAAAAACTGGTTAAACAACAATGACCAAAATAAAAACTACAAGATCATTATTGCTCCTCATGAAGTCGCGCCTACTTCTATCAATCAGCTGTGTGATAGCCTGGACTACCATCCTGTAAAATGGAGCAGCCTTCAAGGTTGTGTGATCCACGATATCGAGTCTGCGTCGACGCTCATCTTAGATACCATAGGTTTGCTTACTAAAGCCTATAGCTATGCAGATCTCGCTTATGTAGGTGGCGCTATGGGAACAAAAGGCTTGCATAACATTCTAGAAGCAGCGACTTATGGTGTTCCTGTTATCATAGGTAAGAACTATGAAAAATTTCCTGAAGCGGGCAAACTAGAGGATTTAGGAGGTTTGTTTTCTGTGAAAAACGCCCTTGAATTTGAAGCCATGACCAACCAACTTCTAGAAGACGATTATCTAAGAGATAAAACTGGAATGATTTGTGGTCACTGGATCAATAGCAATACGGGCGCAACGCGAGA
- a CDS encoding DegT/DnrJ/EryC1/StrS family aminotransferase, whose protein sequence is MRKIQMVDLQGQYEGIKDRVNTGLQEVIESAAFINGPEVHAFQKELEEYLGVKHVIPCANGTDALQIAMMGLGLQPGDEVITADFTFAATVEVIALLNLTPVLVDVNPYNFNIDIEAIKKAITPKTKAIVPVHLFGQTANMEEIMAIAKEHNLYVIEDNAQGIGSNFMHSNGSKSKTGTIGHVGTTSFFPSKNLGAYGDGGAIFTNDDELAHIIRGVVNHGMYERYHHDVVGVNSRLDAMQAVVLRAKLPFLTDYNNARRDAARKYTAAFANEEKILTPIVCDNCDCHVFHQYTLVIKNADRDGLVKHLQANNIPCGVYYPIPLHKQKAYLDERYKEENFTVTNQLVKECISLPMHTELDDEQIKFITDHVKEFINR, encoded by the coding sequence ATGCGTAAAATACAGATGGTTGACCTCCAAGGTCAGTACGAGGGAATAAAAGATAGAGTAAATACAGGGCTACAAGAAGTTATTGAGTCGGCTGCTTTTATAAACGGTCCAGAAGTTCATGCTTTTCAAAAGGAACTGGAAGAATATTTAGGAGTTAAACACGTGATCCCATGTGCAAATGGTACCGATGCATTACAAATCGCAATGATGGGACTGGGTTTACAGCCTGGGGATGAAGTCATCACAGCCGATTTTACTTTTGCAGCGACAGTAGAAGTTATAGCGCTTTTGAATTTGACACCGGTCCTAGTAGATGTAAATCCGTATAATTTTAATATTGATATAGAAGCTATCAAAAAAGCCATAACACCTAAAACAAAGGCTATTGTTCCTGTTCATTTATTTGGTCAGACGGCAAATATGGAGGAGATTATGGCGATTGCAAAGGAACACAACTTGTATGTCATTGAAGATAATGCACAAGGAATAGGTTCTAATTTCATGCACAGCAACGGCTCTAAGTCTAAGACTGGAACCATAGGACATGTAGGGACTACTTCATTTTTCCCTTCAAAAAATCTAGGGGCTTACGGAGATGGCGGGGCTATTTTTACTAATGATGATGAACTGGCACATATCATAAGAGGTGTTGTAAATCACGGTATGTACGAGCGTTACCATCATGATGTAGTAGGAGTGAATTCTCGATTAGATGCAATGCAGGCCGTAGTTTTAAGAGCAAAATTACCTTTCTTAACGGATTATAACAATGCCCGCAGAGACGCGGCTAGAAAATATACAGCAGCTTTTGCTAATGAAGAAAAGATCTTGACACCTATAGTTTGCGATAATTGTGACTGTCACGTGTTCCACCAATATACGTTGGTGATTAAAAATGCAGATCGCGATGGACTGGTAAAACACCTGCAAGCAAATAATATTCCTTGTGGTGTGTATTATCCGATTCCATTACACAAGCAAAAAGCTTATCTAGACGAGCGGTACAAAGAAGAAAACTTCACGGTGACGAATCAATTAGTGAAGGAATGTATTTCTTTACCTATGCATACCGAGCTGGATGATGAGCAGATCAAGTTTATCACCGATCATGTCAAGGAGTTTATAAACAGATAA
- a CDS encoding metal-dependent hydrolase family protein: protein MKLRLTLLLLFTAIITLAQNTTTIIHAGHLLDTEKGKWMEEMTVTIENGTVQSLEKGYKTVSTTADYYDLKDKWVMPGFTDMHVHMETEYNPHAYISKFVNDPADVAYDSVKYAEITLMAGFTTVRDLGGSGINISLRDAVNKGTVPGPRIFTAGKSIATTGGHADPTNGGNQAFMGNPGPREGVANGADEARAAVRHRYKNGADCIKITATGGVLSVAKNGSNPQFTIEEIKAITETAADYGYHVAAHAHGDEGMYRAVEGGVKTIEHGTYMSERTMELMIKKNCYLVPTITAGKEVAEKAEVEGFYPAIVVPKARTVGPQIQGTFARAYKKGVPIVFGTDAGVFAHGQNAKEFGYMNEAGMPIMETLQSATITPAIILKLEDKIGQVKKGFYADIIAVNENPEKNVAILQQVDFVMKDGVVYKK from the coding sequence ATGAAACTACGACTTACATTACTGCTGCTGTTTACAGCTATTATAACACTAGCTCAAAACACCACAACTATTATTCACGCTGGACATCTCCTAGATACAGAAAAAGGAAAATGGATGGAAGAAATGACGGTAACCATTGAAAACGGAACAGTTCAATCTTTGGAAAAAGGATATAAAACCGTCTCAACAACTGCCGATTATTATGATTTAAAAGATAAATGGGTGATGCCAGGCTTTACAGATATGCATGTTCATATGGAGACAGAGTACAACCCGCATGCGTATATCTCCAAATTTGTGAATGATCCCGCAGACGTTGCTTACGACTCCGTAAAATATGCAGAAATCACTTTAATGGCTGGATTTACGACGGTAAGAGACCTAGGCGGTAGTGGAATTAATATTTCGCTACGTGATGCTGTAAATAAAGGCACGGTACCAGGTCCAAGGATCTTTACTGCAGGAAAATCTATTGCTACAACTGGCGGTCATGCCGACCCTACCAATGGAGGAAATCAAGCCTTTATGGGAAATCCAGGTCCTAGAGAAGGCGTTGCTAATGGCGCAGATGAAGCAAGAGCAGCCGTAAGACACCGTTATAAAAATGGTGCCGATTGTATCAAAATAACCGCTACTGGCGGGGTTTTAAGTGTTGCAAAAAATGGGAGTAATCCCCAATTTACCATAGAAGAAATTAAAGCCATTACAGAGACCGCCGCAGATTACGGCTATCATGTGGCAGCACATGCTCACGGAGATGAAGGTATGTATCGTGCGGTTGAAGGTGGCGTGAAGACTATAGAACATGGAACTTATATGAGTGAAAGAACGATGGAGCTCATGATCAAAAAGAATTGTTATTTAGTTCCAACCATAACAGCAGGAAAAGAAGTTGCCGAAAAAGCCGAGGTGGAAGGTTTCTACCCAGCTATAGTCGTTCCTAAAGCGAGAACTGTAGGGCCGCAAATTCAAGGAACTTTTGCTAGAGCATATAAAAAAGGAGTGCCTATTGTTTTTGGAACAGACGCAGGTGTTTTTGCACATGGACAGAATGCAAAAGAATTTGGTTATATGAATGAAGCCGGAATGCCGATCATGGAAACCCTACAAAGCGCCACGATTACTCCAGCAATCATCTTAAAACTAGAAGACAAAATAGGTCAAGTAAAAAAAGGTTTTTATGCCGATATTATTGCTGTGAATGAGAATCCAGAAAAGAATGTTGCTATCCTACAGCAAGTCGATTTTGTGATGAAAGACGGAGTGGTTTATAAGAAGTAG
- a CDS encoding endonuclease domain-containing protein has protein sequence MEELDYLKIEGMFAGATAEVRKFAMRLRANTTDSEDKLWGYLKTKPQGLKFRRQHPFNLFVLDFYCHKLRLVIEIDGGYHFTRLQQEKDRDRTLGISKYKVDVIRFTNMEVIDDYEITIEKIDSIVKERLKTSTL, from the coding sequence ATGGAAGAATTAGATTATCTTAAAATCGAAGGAATGTTTGCAGGAGCCACTGCTGAGGTTAGAAAATTTGCAATGCGACTACGAGCAAATACTACCGATTCTGAAGATAAGTTATGGGGCTACCTAAAGACAAAGCCACAAGGTTTAAAGTTCAGAAGGCAACACCCCTTTAATCTTTTCGTACTAGACTTTTACTGTCATAAATTGAGACTGGTTATTGAGATTGATGGTGGTTACCATTTTACTAGATTACAACAAGAAAAAGATAGAGACCGAACTTTAGGAATCTCAAAATATAAAGTTGATGTGATACGATTCACAAATATGGAGGTAATCGACGATTATGAAATCACTATTGAAAAAATAGATTCTATAGTAAAAGAAAGACTAAAAACTTCCACCCTTTAG
- a CDS encoding endonuclease domain-containing protein, giving the protein MEELDYLKIEGMFAGATAEVRKFAMRLRANTTDSEDKLWGYLKTKPQGLKFRRQHPFNLFVLDIYCHKLRLVIEIDGGYHFTRLQQEKDRNRTLGISKYKVDVIRFTNMEVIDDYESTIEKIDSIVKERLKTSTL; this is encoded by the coding sequence ATGGAAGAATTAGATTATCTTAAAATCGAAGGAATGTTTGCAGGAGCCACTGCTGAGGTTAGAAAATTTGCAATGCGACTACGAGCAAATACTACCGATTCTGAAGATAAGTTATGGGGCTACCTAAAGACAAAGCCACAAGGTTTAAAGTTCAGAAGACAACACCCCTTTAATCTTTTCGTACTAGACATTTACTGTCATAAATTGAGACTGGTTATTGAGATTGATGGTGGTTACCATTTTACTAGATTACAACAAGAAAAAGATAGAAACCGAACTTTAGGAATCTCAAAATATAAAGTTGATGTGATACGATTCACAAATATGGAGGTAATCGACGATTATGAAAGCACTATTGAAAAAATAGATTCTATAGTAAAAGAAAGACTAAAAACTTCCACCCTTTAG
- a CDS encoding ABC1 kinase family protein: MKTLDKIPTSKIGRTSEMVKTGAKIGVNYIKYYSKKAVNPTMDRSSLDEDNATDIYDGLKSLKGSALKVAQMLSMDKSLLPGAYVEKFSLAQFSVPPLSAPLVRKTFKRYQGAFPEEIYDTFSKDSVNAASIGQVHRATKDGKELAIKIQYPGVAESIGSDLAMVKPIAIKMFNLKGEDSKRYFSEVEDKLTEETDYELEVKHSIKITEACSHIPNLKFPKYYPELSSKRIITMDWMTGQHLSEFAKTDFTQETGNKLGQTLWDFYMFQMHGIKAVHADPHPGNFLISKEEELIAIDFGCIKEIVDEFYQPYFELAVPENINNPKIFKEKLFQLEILRKDDSDREVAYFSTLFHEMLSLFTKPFKEKTFDFADAAFWDEISSLSEKYSNDKELRKMNGNRGSKHFLYINRTFFGLYNLLHDLKAKVNTYEYVKYLEEKGFKNHSAL; the protein is encoded by the coding sequence ATGAAAACACTAGACAAAATACCTACCAGTAAAATAGGCCGCACATCAGAAATGGTAAAGACTGGAGCCAAAATAGGTGTCAACTATATCAAGTATTATTCTAAAAAAGCAGTGAATCCTACTATGGATCGCTCTTCTCTAGATGAAGATAACGCCACAGATATTTATGACGGTTTAAAAAGTTTAAAAGGCAGCGCGCTTAAAGTAGCGCAAATGCTATCTATGGATAAAAGCTTGTTGCCAGGTGCTTATGTAGAGAAATTTAGCCTTGCACAGTTTAGTGTGCCACCATTATCTGCTCCATTAGTTAGAAAAACATTTAAAAGGTATCAAGGTGCTTTTCCAGAAGAAATCTATGATACTTTTTCTAAAGACTCTGTAAATGCCGCTAGTATAGGCCAAGTTCATAGAGCTACTAAGGACGGTAAAGAACTCGCCATAAAAATTCAATATCCTGGAGTAGCAGAATCTATAGGAAGTGATCTTGCGATGGTAAAGCCCATCGCCATTAAAATGTTCAACCTAAAAGGGGAGGATTCCAAAAGATATTTCTCTGAGGTAGAAGATAAATTAACAGAAGAGACCGATTACGAGCTTGAAGTAAAGCATAGCATTAAGATTACAGAAGCCTGCTCACATATTCCTAATTTAAAGTTTCCTAAATATTACCCAGAGCTTTCTAGCAAACGCATCATCACGATGGACTGGATGACTGGACAGCATTTAAGCGAGTTTGCCAAAACTGATTTTACCCAAGAGACTGGTAATAAATTGGGACAAACACTTTGGGATTTCTATATGTTTCAAATGCACGGTATAAAAGCTGTTCATGCAGACCCACATCCCGGGAATTTTTTAATTTCTAAAGAAGAGGAATTGATTGCTATCGATTTCGGTTGTATTAAAGAAATCGTAGATGAATTTTACCAACCGTATTTTGAGCTTGCTGTCCCTGAAAATATTAATAATCCTAAGATCTTTAAAGAAAAGCTCTTTCAATTGGAGATTTTGCGCAAAGATGATAGCGACCGGGAAGTCGCCTATTTCAGCACCTTATTTCATGAGATGTTGAGCTTATTTACCAAACCTTTTAAAGAAAAAACTTTTGACTTTGCAGACGCTGCTTTCTGGGATGAAATCTCCTCTCTAAGCGAGAAATACAGCAACGATAAAGAATTACGTAAAATGAATGGCAACCGTGGCAGCAAGCATTTCTTATACATCAACCGCACGTTTTTTGGCCTTTATAATCTCTTGCATGATCTCAAAGCTAAAGTGAATACGTATGAATATGTGAAATACCTAGAAGAGAAAGGCTTTAAGAATCACAGTGCTTTGTAA
- a CDS encoding TetR family transcriptional regulator C-terminal domain-containing protein has product MATTKKTPVKKTPAKKEIAKQEITKHDIITAYMDYVLEHEKTPKSVYKFAKDNNMSEQEFYKFFGSFDSLRKDIWNTFFTMTMDVAHKNEEYDQFSNREKMLTFFYTFFELLTLNRSYVIYTLQENQHMMSKMEQLKGLRKHVKNFAKDLIMQRNEDKSNIILERSETIYSEGAWIQMLFLMKFWMDDDSAGFEKTDMAIEKSVNTIFDVFDNTPLDAVFDFGKFLWKERMA; this is encoded by the coding sequence ATGGCAACTACTAAAAAAACACCTGTAAAAAAGACCCCTGCAAAGAAAGAAATTGCTAAGCAAGAAATCACTAAGCATGATATCATTACGGCTTATATGGATTATGTATTAGAGCATGAAAAAACGCCTAAGTCCGTATATAAATTTGCTAAGGACAACAACATGTCTGAGCAGGAATTCTATAAATTCTTCGGTAGTTTTGATAGTTTACGCAAGGACATTTGGAATACCTTCTTTACGATGACCATGGATGTGGCGCATAAGAATGAAGAATATGATCAGTTTTCCAATCGGGAGAAGATGCTCACGTTTTTCTATACGTTCTTTGAACTTCTAACACTTAACAGAAGTTATGTGATTTATACCTTACAGGAGAATCAGCACATGATGAGCAAGATGGAGCAATTGAAAGGCTTGCGCAAGCACGTTAAGAATTTTGCTAAAGATTTGATCATGCAACGTAATGAGGATAAATCTAACATTATCTTAGAACGTTCTGAAACGATCTACAGCGAAGGCGCTTGGATACAAATGTTATTTCTTATGAAATTCTGGATGGATGACGACAGTGCTGGTTTTGAAAAAACAGACATGGCTATTGAGAAATCTGTAAATACCATTTTTGATGTTTTTGACAACACTCCTTTAGATGCTGTTTTCGACTTTGGTAAGTTTCTTTGGAAAGAACGTATGGCCTAG
- a CDS encoding beta strand repeat-containing protein produces MKTACSILLLIFCTTAMAQTFNEVTGTDSGSNITSGDFNTFYGDSTGARVTSGSRNTLIGYAAGRTVTTQEELVAIGYFAGYSNTSGFDNTFIGYEAGRRNTTGGDNVFIGFKAGYFNNGTDNTFIGAESGENNTTGLDNTFIGEEAGFSNTTGDDNTFIGQDAGANISSGSDNTFIGSSSGGFASGVPESNGTGYRNTGLGNQSLADLKLGHHNTGLGDSAGTDVNEGIYNTFVGAASGVATEFADYNTFIGAQSGWDNNRTNNTTDANHNTYVGFSAGFSNREGQFNVGMGSLADFDNTNRSNAIFIGYDITASNNNIIGLGNRAFADGQYSISLGHDHDVRGQNSQMIGYLGNMSDNADYSVGIGDRVDIEENDVVGIGRSVDIDNQFAIAIGSTTVAQNDGAIVLGYNASSTDPNALLPTNNIAIGVNANVQGLNAVAIGNAATAINDNTLVLGGATNSLSVGIGTDAPDALASLDLGDTNKGILFNRLTDAQITTLETSLTTAHKGLALYDATNDVFQVWDGTAWQSATNTDAQELSLNGSNLGITNSMNTVDLSPLTTDLETRVTALENRTVSSTGDMTPLLFNYQSVIRDTDGNPIKNDAVDVRIAVREDGVTGTIVYNEEHSLTSSEYGVLSLQVGGGTLISGDMATITWGDHEYYLEVSLDAAQSGTFTSLSTTQLLSVPYALHARSADFITGSSGTTSGMRAAKSVENLEIQELKNQVKALQAQMQELISSKK; encoded by the coding sequence ATGAAAACTGCATGTTCTATTTTGCTGTTGATTTTCTGTACTACGGCAATGGCACAGACCTTCAATGAAGTTACAGGTACAGACTCTGGATCAAATATCACCTCGGGTGATTTCAATACGTTTTATGGGGACAGCACTGGGGCTCGGGTCACCTCGGGTAGTAGAAATACGCTGATCGGTTATGCTGCGGGACGTACGGTGACTACTCAGGAGGAGCTAGTTGCGATTGGGTATTTTGCGGGTTACTCAAACACATCGGGTTTTGACAACACTTTTATAGGTTATGAAGCCGGTCGACGCAATACAACCGGTGGGGATAATGTTTTTATAGGTTTTAAGGCTGGTTATTTTAATAATGGAACAGATAACACCTTTATAGGTGCAGAAAGTGGAGAAAATAACACTACTGGACTTGATAATACCTTTATAGGAGAAGAAGCTGGTTTTAGCAATACTACTGGTGATGATAATACCTTCATAGGTCAGGATGCTGGTGCTAACATAAGCAGCGGAAGCGATAATACTTTTATAGGGAGTAGTTCTGGTGGGTTCGCGAGCGGCGTGCCCGAATCAAATGGCACAGGATATAGAAATACGGGCTTAGGAAACCAGAGCTTAGCTGATCTGAAATTAGGACACCATAATACTGGATTGGGCGACTCTGCTGGGACTGATGTGAATGAGGGAATATACAACACTTTTGTAGGTGCAGCTTCTGGTGTTGCTACTGAATTTGCTGACTATAACACTTTTATAGGAGCACAATCTGGATGGGATAACAATAGAACTAACAATACTACTGATGCTAATCATAATACCTATGTAGGTTTTAGTGCTGGGTTTTCTAATAGAGAAGGACAGTTTAATGTAGGGATGGGTTCTCTCGCAGATTTTGATAATACCAATAGATCAAATGCCATTTTTATTGGCTACGATATAACTGCAAGTAATAATAACATCATTGGATTAGGAAACAGGGCTTTTGCTGATGGACAATATTCTATATCCTTAGGTCATGATCACGATGTCAGAGGACAGAATTCACAAATGATAGGATATTTAGGTAATATGTCTGATAATGCTGATTACTCTGTTGGTATAGGAGATCGAGTAGATATTGAAGAAAATGACGTAGTAGGTATAGGAAGATCTGTTGATATAGACAATCAGTTTGCTATCGCTATAGGTTCAACAACGGTTGCTCAAAATGATGGGGCTATTGTCTTAGGGTATAATGCTTCATCCACTGATCCTAATGCTTTGTTACCTACTAATAACATTGCTATAGGAGTAAATGCTAATGTGCAGGGATTAAATGCTGTCGCAATAGGGAATGCTGCCACTGCAATTAATGATAATACCTTGGTACTGGGTGGAGCAACAAATTCCTTAAGTGTAGGAATAGGGACAGATGCGCCAGATGCACTTGCTTCTTTAGATTTAGGAGATACCAATAAAGGAATTCTTTTCAATAGATTAACTGATGCACAAATCACAACACTGGAGACGTCACTAACCACTGCCCACAAAGGTCTTGCACTTTACGATGCTACTAATGATGTTTTTCAAGTATGGGATGGAACAGCATGGCAATCTGCCACAAATACAGATGCTCAGGAATTGTCTCTTAATGGTTCTAATTTAGGAATTACAAACAGTATGAATACGGTAGATCTATCCCCATTAACTACAGATTTAGAAACAAGAGTGACTGCTTTAGAAAATAGAACAGTTTCATCTACTGGAGATATGACACCATTGCTATTTAATTATCAATCAGTCATAAGAGATACAGACGGTAATCCTATCAAAAATGACGCAGTAGATGTACGCATCGCTGTTAGAGAAGATGGTGTTACTGGAACAATAGTTTATAATGAAGAGCACAGTTTAACAAGTTCTGAGTACGGTGTTTTGAGCCTACAAGTAGGTGGAGGAACGCTTATATCTGGAGATATGGCAACCATTACTTGGGGCGACCATGAATATTATCTAGAAGTTTCCCTTGATGCCGCTCAATCAGGAACGTTTACTTCTCTAAGCACAACACAATTATTAAGTGTTCCTTATGCATTACACGCTAGAAGCGCAGATTTTATAACAGGATCTTCTGGGACGACTTCTGGAATGAGAGCTGCAAAATCTGTTGAGAACTTAGAGATACAAGAACTTAAAAATCAAGTAAAGGCACTTCAAGCACAAATGCAAGAATTAATTAGTTCAAAGAAATAA